The genomic DNA GTCATGCgcattctttcatttattcctTGTGTGTCTCAGCCAGACTCTTATGACGCTGTATGTCAGTGACAGCAGAGGTTAACTGCTGTCACTGAAGTTAGCTTAGCATTTCCCTAAGCCTGTATAACTCTAACCTGCTCAATGTCACATCCAACAGTTTTTAAAGCACCTCTGACCGAGTGTACCGGCTTTGAGACAGTCTAATCCACCCTTGTCTTGTCTATAAACAGAACGGTTTTGTCTATGCCAGTCTAATTTCCTGCCCGGGTCATTTGGTGATATATAGCCTACTGCTCTACTGCATCCCTGGAAACAGTGACACCTGAGAGCTTGCCGTTGTTATGTTCCCATAGTGACTGGTGTCACCCAACCGGGGCGTGTCCGAGGTCGCGAGCCGTATCATGCATAGCTGATTGGCGTCTGTGAGTGTGCATACACTTTGCATATACAAACGCGCAGACTGGAAATGCTTCGTGGAGCGCAGGGCGGCATGGTTAACCCTGAATCATGCCCACCTGTGAGAGCACATAAATACACCACTAGAAATAGAGTCAGCCTGACCAGCCTGAAAATAACTGGAGAATTAGGAGGCACCAAGACGACAAAGCAAGAAGAAGCAAAGACGCAGCAGGAGAGATTAGGACTTAGAGACCAGCATTAACATTGACTAAACTGAGCTCGCTACTGATGGGGCATGTTGCATTTACACTGCAGTTTGAAGTCTTATCCAAATATCTTGTATTTACTGCTACTTTTACTAGTTGGGAGTCGGGATAGACAGTTTAGCGGCCTGGCTGACTATCATGGCCGACATTTGGCATTTTCCTGATTGTCGGTATTTTTGTTGACTGATTATTCGATTATTGATAAACTAAGtgtgctacttcaggtctgagcagcctcccctctctgtctgtcatcactctgtggtgtcagaaatgtctctcaagcaacAACTGAACAGCAAACACAAGCTGCtgacacaaaccaggaaattagcttctttcACAGTGGCCAAGGCTATGCTAATGGACAGccgctaagttagaaggcagctacagattaccctgaaacagattctggaaaataaaaattattattgcTTCAAGATATGAACCTTACTggcaaaaaagtgacaaaacagtgaaagattaaggaAATAGCGAAGAACAGCCAGagacaaactaatgaatctCAGCCGAGAGTGTCTTAATTTCATCACTccaatttctattttacattttcagttatagtcacccttattaatgaagaagcctagtcaTGAATGACcagttctctgctatcacagactgttaaaacattacatttaatgctCCAAATATCGATCATCGCCTTTCTTGATCAACAATAATCTGCAAACCCATATCAGGCAATCTGTAGTTGGGAGGAAAGATTGCATCATGTGAAGCTATTCATTAATGAAGATTTATGTAATGCTATTCATGTggcatttgtaataatattgtAAGTCATGCTAGATGAATTGCACGTAATTAAAGCAAACACTAGCTCAGCTAACATCACCACAATGATGAGGCAAGTTAGCCACAAAATTGTAAGGGAATGTTTGcttgtgtaaaaaaaacttgGAGTTTTTCCATATTTCCTAAAAGTGGCTTGTAGCACTCAGATCATAGTATTGAAAAggctttattttcatgttgacACCAAAGTCAGGTATCACCTGTTTATTTTAccatttctgtctgtcttatGTCAAAATTTGTGTAATGTAAGTTTCTCAGTTTAAGTTAAAGCTGTGTATACCAACTTTTTTTAGCTTGTTAGTCCTTAACACTCCGGTACTTGTGTCTACTGGTACTAGGTGAAACAGAAAGTGATCTGAATGAACTTTTACAGACTTAGTAGTAAAATTGTCCACGTTCACAACACTTTTTACTTTCCTGTCTCATTAATCATTATGGGACTTATGTGACTTACCTCTGACTTCGACCCCTGTGGAGGTCCTGACCCCTAGATTAGGAACCCCTATGTTAAACAGACCATTTTAAAAACCGCCTGGATGCATGTCTAATCTCAGTTTGGATTTCAGTCTTAACTGTGTGCACTGATTGAAGACCTATTTGCTTTGGTGAGctgtgaaacattactgaaataTCACGAGTTTTAAACAATCACTAATATTTTggtaaatgttttgtttgctgtgtgttgtgtctttCATTAAAACACCATTTTTAGAAGGTTGTCAATGTAAAccataaaatgaaaaaggttTTCTAGAACGACAATGGACTAAATGAGTGTAGCAaggttgcattttattttcgTTGCATCAAATTGGTTAGAGTTGCAGTTGAGGATCTTTAATAACATCAGTTTAGTGATGCATCGTTGTAAGGCCATCACCTACTCTCTAACTTACAGCTTTCATTAAGAGGAAGGTAAGAATACCACTTACTCTCGTCTACAAGACTGTTTCAAAATTCTCCCAAACGACTCTTATCCATAGAGCCCAAGGTTGTTAATTTTGGCCTTACGGGTACTGTCTAATATTGCGGATGTTTTTTTAAGGTGGAAGTGTAAAAGAAATAGCCTAAGGTCAAGAGGTTAACCTACTTGTCATCTTACTCATTTTCAAACAAAGACCTCAAAGGGcataaacttttttttggactaCGTGGTTGCAGTCTTACATTTATCTACAGATTTAGCAAATACACCTAAACCACCAGAGCTTGTGGTGAACTGGCTTACATATGGGACAACCAGCCAGAAGTGACTACTGGTCCACAAGTATGGCTACCTCCTATCTGATAGGTCAAGCACACAACACCACAGTGACTAACTATAATTAGAAATTGTCTCCGATATGGACACAGAATCGATTAGGATCTAATAGAGGtagttagaagcagagtggtctaacgcacaaaaaaaaaaaacagagttttaCACAATTtctggtctagattttagtggcaaagtgatCTAACCCACAACCACAATATAGCGTTGTAGTGGTGCTgcgaatgttagaccattcttgaaaacacaaaacttagAACAcgtttttctcaaaaactacagaaagtgggttagaccattcTGCTTCCAAATCCTCCAACAGTAAACAGCACGGTGTACTTTTCTTTAAGGCAGTTGAGGTGCTACAGTTTATCAGCAGTAGTTAACATCATGAACCTAGCTGCACCATAGCTGGataatatttcactgtaaaagTCCCATCCACTAGTCATATCAACTGCTTTTATCAACATATGGCAACAGGTAGCCACAACATATTATATATACCATAACTGGGGGTAATTATGGTTCTGTGATGGACTGGAGACCTGGTCAAGATGTAGCCTGTCTTTAGCCGTAAGTCAGACAGGATAGACTCCAACCATAGAGTTAAATTAATATCACTATTCCAATCATAAACAAACTATGGATGTTTCACCTTAGGTGAACTTTTCCCCCACAAATACACCTGCATCTCCTCTCTTGTGTTGTTCTGAATAAACAAAACGTTATTTGTACATGTATTAGTCCATGCACATCAGATAATTAGCTACCTTCactgtaaattaaataaaatttaataaacagCGTTTACGTACTGAATTGGGCCAAAAGGCTTTTGTTTGTTGCACCTTTTGCatggaatatgttgcagaaaggCTGGAAATTCACCGAGTTAATCTAAATGAGagcttttaaatccaaactgcgAGTTCTTGTGGCTGGctccacaacatgcacttgtttttcataacttgcatgtaattgtaattttttaaattagtttttagaTAGTGTTTTAATCAcgttttaactgtgtaattctgtaactgttttgtatttgctgctgcctatcttggcctggactcccttgaaaaagagggaTTTCTCCTCGTGGTGGATGTGATCAGTATGGATCTAAGCCTCTCCAAATTAAGTTATGTCTTTTGGTTTTTGTGCACCACTCCAAGATTTTCAGTGGCCTCCATATTTCCAGCCCGGTGAACAATTTCTGGAAGCTCCCCTGCAGCCAGTACAGTCTGCGGGAGTCCTGTGAAGATAAAGCCAAAACTTTCTACATCAAAAACCATCTTTGTTGTCCCATCAAACCTTCGCATCCTCTGGTGTGAGCCTCTACGTTGGCAGGTAGCTAAGCTGAAGCAGAAAATAGGTCAAATCATGATTCACCACTCGGGCTTATGGAGGGAGGATGATGATGGTTGGGAGCGATGCAGCAAAAACCACCGATGATAATCTCATCCGATGACTGTCGGTACAGTGGAGCATCTCGTGCGTGAACGCTGCCCCGGTTTCATAACCATGGCAACCGGAATCCCCCCGCGTCCGAACAAGGGGGCGTTCCCGCTCCCGGTTAACAGAAAACACCGACACTTTTGGAGGCTGTTTACGGTGCGTTTTCTGGGCTTCCGCGGCGTTGAAAGTCCCCACGGTGCTCAGCGTGGGTGTCCACTTTCATTGGGAGGCAGGCGAACGTGAAAACTTTTCACACACACGGCTGTTCCACGCGGTAACCCGACACTGCATAGTCTCCCCAACAGGTGACGGTGCACCGGTGTTGTGTATTTATATCCCCGGTCACTGAATATGACCCGGTTCTGTCCCCCGGCGTGCCGTGGCAGCAGGCCCGGTTCCCCCACACTTACCTCGATCCATTTCTGCGCCTCCAGGCAGGCTGGTTCGGGATGGTTCGGCTCCGGTGGCGCCTGCTCCCGCGGCGGGGACTCTCGACAGGCTGCGGGGCTCGCCATCACCGGGCAGGCCGTTCCACCGACAGCGAAGTGATGATACTGTGATGCGTACTAGAGCTCCGTCCGGATGCCCGGTGTCGGTGCTCCCGCGTTTATTTTCCTACCGGACCCGCAAACTTCACGCGCAGTCAGTGCGGTGCGTGGATCCTCTATGGCGCAGAGACGAGCGGCTCCTCGCGACGCTGCAACACGAACCGCGCGCTAAAAATACCGAGTTCTTGTTCGGCCGAAGTGCGCGAGAGCTACTGCTGCCCTCAGACACCGCCACGGCCGCGCGATTCAGCAGGCGTGAACGCGCAGGCAGGAATCTCTGCGGGGGAGGTCGAGATacacaagagagagagagatagacaggagagagagagacagagacaggagacagagagacaggagacagagagggaggggggagacagagagagagagacgggagagagagagaaagacatgagggggagagagacagcgagaagagagagagagagagagagaaaagggggtTGGGGGACAAGagacaggaggaagagagacagataaGATTGGGagagggatggagagagagagacagaaagagaaagagagagaagagaaaggagtgagagagacaggaaggaTAGATAGGAAAGAAAGAGGGGAGACAGACGAGATAAGGAGAGAGACGGGAGAGACAGACATGAGAgagatagaaagagagagagagagagagacaggaaagagaAAGATAGAGGGGGAAAACAGCGACAGCGGgaagagagacaggagacagggcagagacaaagagaaagacatgaGAGAGACAGCAGGCATAAGAGACagtaaagagagagacagagagagaagacagagagagatgggaGATTAAAAAagaggcaggagagagagacagatgaggtGGGGAGAGACaggacagggagagagacagacagaggcaaGACAGattagacagagagagagatatagTGGACAGAGACAGGACAAAGAGACAggacagagacaggaaatggagaaagacagaaaagagacaaaagagattaggagagagacaggaagagagagagaaaagaaagagacagaagacagagaaagacagaagagacagacaggaaagaggagtgagagagagacgaAATACCGAAAGACAGGGTGAGAGACAGGAAAAAGTCTGAACAGATATGGGAGAGGGACAGGAGATAGACAGAGGAagacaggacagacagacagacatgagattggagtgagagagagacaggaagatgAGGcaggagacagagggagacagaaaagagacattagagagacagatgagtcAGAGAGGGAGGCGGGACAGAGACAGGATAGAGAAAACAGacaggagacagagagacaggagaaggaggagagcgATAAGACTACAAAGACTTCTCCGTACTTCATCTGTAAACGGGAGTAGCTTTCGTGTGAAGACTGGAGGTCTTAATGTGTATCCGTCTTCCAGCAAATTTTGAGcccaaaacatttaatttccatAATTCtggtcagaaaatgtgtttcataCCTGAGACACAATTTAAGGCCATGAAAGACACAATGGTCACATAAAATCCTGTTATAGTTAATCTAACCATTTATCTTCAAGTATCCTCTACAGAGAAAAGTTTGAGCAGAATCCAACCAGAATGCTTCCCCAACATTGTATTTGTGAAGTTATATTGAtggtaaattttattttttggtctgTTAATTAGATTAACCACAACATTAGGTGTAAAAATCCGGTTTGAATACCTTTATTATTCTTCATCTTTATCAAATCAAATTGCAATAAACAGGGATAATGACTTAATGACAACGCAATATATATgtagaaaatgcaaataatagAGATTTTAATTCAAAACTTTGAGTTGTGCCCCTCATCAGGTTCATCTTATCATGCTTCTCTAAATTGTCTTAGACTAAAGTAATTACATTTGAACACAGTCTAATAAGTCTAATCTACTCCCCTGGGAGGTCCCAAAAGAACCTTGGTGTTAAAGAACAGCTACAGCCTGGTTTTCAAGTTGCAactgaagggtttggaagcagagtggtcgaACCACTTGTGTTGtccagaatggtctaacattccaaGCACCACTGGAACTCTGTATTTGgattgtgggttagaccactttggactaaaatctagaccataaaatattacagaaatgatacagaacccagattttttgtgggttagaccactctatTTCTAACCCCTTCAATTatcttttgtttaaaatcaccactactgttGCAACAACTTGCCTATTGGATTATTGAATGCAAATGTGACTTTTTCAGGTGGTAGTTTATAGTGGCAACGTTcccagcaacaaaaaaagacagccACACAATACAAGGCCCATTCTTCCACCCAGACCCTTCTTCCACCGTGTAGGTATTTGTTAGGATAAGGACTGACGCATTCATCCCTCTGAAAGGATCTGTGAAAGCCACTGTTAGCCACAATTAGCCTCATAGAGCATTTTGTCTATTTGGACTTTATAATCGAAACAGGGGTCCCATTATTCTGGTCAGTGTACTGTATTTTGCATGTTGCCTGCTTTTTTTGTAGCACAGAGAAGGGTCTTGTGTCAGTCCCAACAGCGATGACACAAGCTATCGACAGCTCTTCTATTCTCATCCTGTTGCCCAGTCAGGACGGGCGTCAAGCTGTGAGAAACCTCAGGACGTCAAACACTTCACCACCTCGTGTGAATAGAGTCTGACTTGGGTGTTGGCTGAAATGGAGGTGTAGACGTTACTGGGATTTAAAGCCACAGTTAGAAAGGCTTAgagctgcagctaatgattaCAGGCACAATTTATCTAGTCAGCGTTTCCTTGATTGTTCATTTAGTCGGTGCAATGGCTTCCACTATTTCTTCCAAATGGCTGATTTGTTTTGCCAAAACAACagtggaattaaatatttttaaacagcaaCTAATTAACAAATCCAATTGTACAGGTTTACAGGCCATGCAATGACTAGGATGGCATACTAGGATCTTTTGAGtgcaaaaaaccaaaacaaatcgCATACCTACAGTGCGACCTTTGACATCTCATTCCTAAGATATCTGCCGCAGATTAAAAGGCCGGAGACcgatttggatttttttctaaaacaaacCCAGTAGGAGCCACATGGAAGTTTAATGGTTGCTTTATTGAATTCCCACAGCTGCATTACTAGTAGAACTACAGCAACATAGGATCTGGAAAGTGCAGAAAGGTAAACAGTTGAACACAGCCTAGACAATACTACTAACCCTGCACTACAAGACTACAACCCAACATACAGTAGCACTTTATTTGGATGGTCTCCTTCTTGACTGGGAGTTTCACTTTACCTGTGGTAAACTAGCACACCTAAGGTGTATTTAACTATTTGTGGATTGTAAACTCAACTCAAATAAAGTGCATTTGTCAAAACAGCAGTGAATTAAATAAAGGGAACAACTCGGATTCTCAAACTTCATAAAGAAAACCtcagtttttcagaaaaatgtcagaacgTCGCTCAAAAGGTTGCAAGCATGCTCTGAACAATGGTCAAATTATTCCTACGGATACATTTGGGCTATTCTGAGGAATGTCAGATCGTTATAAACTCAACCACACAGCGACCAAAGGCATTCAGAGGAACAGGGAAACAAGTTTCCCCAAACAAGTGTTCGCCTTTTCCATCTCACTCTTATTGGCACAAAAGGTATTTAAGCATCGGACTTCTGAGTTTGACACAGATGCACCAGTGAGTACACACAAGAAAATAAGTaccaaaaagacaaatacaGATATGCACCCAAGCAGTGGTGAAACCTGACCTCATGTTTTACAATTTCCACGGCTAGATGAAATCACAGAGTTTGGACAAGCTTGCATCGGTTAGCGTCGGCAGAACAAAaggttttgattgtgtttgtgtgtgcgtttgcTAAAACTAAAGAATGCTTTGTTCATGAGATGAGAGCAATATGCGGAAACAATATGTGCTTTATAGTGCATAGTGTCTGCAGATGTGTGTGCAAACAGGCTGCTCTGGGTGCCTGTTGATTGTGTTTGTCATGTGGATGCTCCAAGACATTTTGGTTAACAATTGGCTTGATTTGGTGTCCTGTGGAATATCTAACTCTGACAAAGGGCAACCGCAGAGAAACGGACTTCCCCATGCTCCCTTTCCATAAATCCACGACACACTCTGGCAGCATCCTAGACATgatcaaaagaaaagaaaaagtcaacTCTTATACTGAATTTTCATCCACATCAAAGTTTTAtgtaatgattaaaaatgtctcaagtaTATTCAACTAATAACTAAACTTCAACCATAAACTGTATTAAAGGAGTGGACAGAGAGAACATAAAAtgagtgtatgtatgtatatatatatatatatatatatatatatatatatatatatatatatatatatatatatatatatatatatatatatatatatatatatatatatatatatataaataaatgtaagaaGATTTAAAACTTGTGATTGAAACCATAAACTCACTTGGACAGTGGAAACTGTgctaacaaaaaacaaaaacattattttatttttcaacatttgatCAAAATACCCTTTTTTAAttctaaatgtttgttttcaaaatcaGAGTGAAAACACATGTTCAACTTAAGCGTCCCTCTACACTGGTGCATCTTCACACACTTCAAAGACATCAGCAGTCCTTTTAAATGAATTCCAGTAACAAATGCACGTAGTGCCCTCTTGTGGTAGTTTGACATCACAAGTTAAAAGGCCTTGTGTTCAGGAACACCTAACCTTGAACGACTCAACCAGGCTATAAGCAAATGTAAGTAAAAGTGTGATTTCTTTTAGTTGTATCAGTCACTCATTATGCTTATGAAAAAGACagcttcttatttattttttttatttagcaaaCAGACTTCCATTGCATTGCttgagcagcagcagttcaAGCAGTTTTGCAACATCATTGGTAGTAAACAGCATTCCTTAAATGTCATCTATCCTAACACTATCTATACAACAAGTCTTACAGACATTGATATTTAGTTTGTATTTAACAATTTTTTATGACCTATACTGCAGATATGTCAGAGTATGATTTAGCAGAATTTACTGACTGAATCCAGACACCCATTAACCCAATTACCTATCTCAGTTTAACACCATGACTCATCAGAGATGATACACATTGAATAATGTTGCTCACATctaatgttaaaatgtccataaaTTGTTAAAAACTCATCATATTTTGACATACCGTTATGAAGGAGTCCGCTTTGGTCACTCCATGCTTCACTGCTCCATTCATTCTCCcatcttaaaaacaaataagatGATTAAGAATGCAGAATGtgaaaatacacacagtaatgtACATGAAGACATGTGCTTACCAAATTCATAAAGCTGTCCATCTACATTGACAAAGGCAATAAAGTGAAAGTTGACTTTGTCAGCCTCTGGCTGTGGGAGTTGAGATATAAAGAATTAATGTAAGGGTAAATATTgtgaaacaaacaggaaaaaaactgcacactGTTGCCATCAATACTATATACGGTTTGAATACAAACGTTCTCATGTTCTTAATGCCTCATATGCAAAGTCACAGATGGGCTATAAAGACAGAGGGAGTCAAACAGAGGTGAAATGGAACTCTATCTGGCAATCATTTAATACAAATCAGTGTAATTCTCAGGTACACTCCAGTATACTGACTACACCACAGACTGGATGCAACAATGACAAACAGGGTGACAAACAGGCTGACAGCTATCACATATGACTGGGTAACATCGATGAAGCAAGCATTCAGTAAACCTGCACATGCATGTTTGTAGTGTGAAAGTGGTATGAGATGTTGGCCATCAGTAGGTGCTGATGTTGTCTTACCCGACACTGTCCCTGCACTGCAACCTCATTGTGAGCCTCACAGATTGCCtggaagatttaaaaaaaataaataaataaaaataccaaaGACATGTCAGTGCTAAAAAGATCATACTACTTTTTCAAATATAGATGCCAAGATGCAATGTAAcggaaaaacaaaagcacagtaATATCGTTTACAAGCAAATGGCCATAGCTAGTGACAAGGATTCAGCGGTGTGTGGCGCCCCCAAGTGGCTACAACAAAACATGTTGGTTAAGCAGCACAAACGGATTCTGAAAAATCAAGATTTACCTCAATGTCTGAGAaatgaagatattttaaaacatgtacAGTCTTATAAATTGTAGCTGTGGTaatccatattttttttatatatatatatatatatatatatatatatatatatatatataaataatattattttatattatattatattatattatattatattttaactgaaaatgctgtccatatatatatacacaaaaaacatgcctaaagacacaaaactgtgaTTGTTAAAGGTGGGTAAAGAACTCACCTTAATACTACACACAATACATCACCATCTATTGCTCAGATTTGTAGTATACCAACAGATGAAGTGTATTTCCTTTAAATGCATCTTACCTGGTTCTTCTCCAGTTGTTTGGCACGGTCATCAGGAGACATGTTTGCTGTGTCATCTAGAAATTTCTTCAGCGCAGAGTCATTACCTGAAAACAAGAGAATTAGCTCAATCAGCAATAAACATGTCGATATTAAGTTATTTCTAACCACAACCTGCCACACCAAACAACTATGATTTAATCTCACAAGTAGTTTAAGTAGGAGCTGAAACGTAGCattgtctgtttttatagttcATTGAATTTCTCCTGTCCAGGACGATGCACTTGAAGCTCTAACAGCCAAATTTGTGACTTTACACAAATATAAAACTAGGTGCAGCTCAGTCTACCATTTATTCAGGCCATTTGTGCATCACTTCTTGCACCTTGGTTTAGACTTAGCTTCAAACCTGTTAACAATGCACTTCATAACAAACATATTTCAGTGACAAGCTCAAACTAAACAGTACCCCAGTCACAAGAGCAGATGTTGTATTTTACATCTTTGAAAAAGCATGCATTTTCAGCTTTAATGATTAGTCCAGGTTTGAGGATTTTTCATACACTGAAAGACATACACTGTTGGTTGTAATATGAATTATCTCTAACTGCTGAGACACTGATACAGaattaaaatgctaaatattaatAAGTGCAGTCTAAATACAGTTGCATGCAAATTAATTACAGTAATATCAACAGTAGTTATTGTATTTACGatcatgttgattccagatgCACTCACCAAAACTGAGTTTGCCTTTATTGTTGGCCACAGCATGCAGCAGGGCGATGGTGCCACAAGAATTGACTATTGTCTGCTTCAGGAAATAAACCTCAGAGCCTCCTGAAACCTTGTCTGCCTGCTGCGCTCTGAAAGACTCATGCTGCCGTGCAtgaagacaacacacacacacacacacacacacacacacacgcagacagaGCATGGCCATTGTCATATGAGAACACAACGTGCAGccaattctttaaaaaaagaaataaaatatgtgCATGATTTAAGGGCACTATTAGAAATTAACAAGCAGCATAAAAATGCCAATTACTTGTGTAACTACATCTTCTACGGTGTAAAGAATTACTATTCATCTCTATTTTATATCGTCATAAATTGAATATCGTTGAATCACTGATCAGGCAAAAGGCCTCTGAAGACAACATCTTGAACTCTCCAAAACAGAAGAGCATTCATCAATTTTCTGATTTTGTAGGAAAACTGATAACttgaaaaactgagaaatgagaaaaatgtcctCTGTGTGAGAAGTGTGGAGAATTTCCTATGCAATCACTTTCTTTGTGGAGCCAGTGGATCCCCCCTGTTGGTCATTACAAAGGTTGCAGGTTTAAGTCACTTACGGCTTCACTTTCCAGACCCAGAGCCCATGTCCATCCTTATTATTGCAGTCTAGATTACCAGTACAGTAATATAATATGACTTGATGCCATTAAATTTATTGATCATAGCACAgcttaaaacaatagttcaaaTTTTGGAGGCAgatacattttaaagtcattttcttACGGTTCCATCTTGGTAAAATGAACCCCCGATGAATGTATATCTTAAGCTATCTTGCGCATGTACAATAGTATCAAAAGCAGTTCCCAAAATACTGCATTATATTTGTGATTGCACTATTTGATCAAAGCTACCAATAACTTATTTCAGGTTAACGTTTTACTTCATGAAATCATTGTGATCTTCAACTTAAGTGTTAATCAACATAAATATAAGATACAAACAGTTCTTTTATTTGAAACCCCGGTAAATCATCACATTGAACATCACAATTTCATCACAAGAGTATGTAGAGCTCTCTCCCTTTTAGAAGAGAAAGggataaaataaagtaaaattaaaatagtgTTTTCATCGTACTACAATCTGGCCATTGACCCGGGGTATAAGGTGTGGTTCACAATACAAAGATTCAAGTCAAAATCAGAGTGCAcattgaaaattttttttttttttttaaaaaggtaattATCTGCTGATTCATTTCCTCACACTAGCCtgtccattcaagttacattaTAGCTCTGCATCTCAGCGTCGCCCCACCCCAGACAGCCTGTACCACTGGCTCACCCCACCCTCTGGTCTTACCCTTCCAGGAAGTAGTCCACACCACCACCCCCATTATTatgattatcattattgtttttattacctGTTGCGTCAGGGGGAAGAGCAGCATCAAGGCACAGCACGGTTTCGGGACGGCGGAGAGCT from Amphiprion ocellaris isolate individual 3 ecotype Okinawa chromosome 4, ASM2253959v1, whole genome shotgun sequence includes the following:
- the uchl1 gene encoding ubiquitin carboxyl-terminal hydrolase isozyme L1, with protein sequence MSDCCAVRSSIHPSVFRVFQMMNKLGVGESWRFVDVLGLEGDQLSAVPKPCCALMLLFPLTQQHESFRAQQADKVSGGSEVYFLKQTIVNSCGTIALLHAVANNKGKLSFGNDSALKKFLDDTANMSPDDRAKQLEKNQAICEAHNEVAVQGQCRPEADKVNFHFIAFVNVDGQLYEFDGRMNGAVKHGVTKADSFITDAARVCRGFMEREHGEVRFSAVALCQS